From Zingiber officinale cultivar Zhangliang chromosome 5B, Zo_v1.1, whole genome shotgun sequence, the proteins below share one genomic window:
- the LOC121986986 gene encoding uncharacterized protein LOC121986986: MGFRDFHNTKSGFCSPKDPTKFAIESHCIRRGKAVRFVKVDKKRLRGRCRNGGCDWVIHVSRMGHDSCWQIKTFKSEHNGCFWDVSNRTASSSWLGKTFVKKFKVNSKLGVIPFKDQVYSSLKLSISRKKAYLAKRKTLELVQGTIAQQFSKIRNYCLELKIVDPSATVILKLTQDDDGLRFQRLYIYFSACKEGFKKACRPLIGVDGCFLKTSYGGQLLTVVGLDPNNNIFPISYVMVERETKDTWMWFLQILDSDIGFGDGDGWTFMSDKQKGLIPIFESLFPYAENRFCVRHLHSNMKRDGFKGTSIKNALWIAAKATTIADFRQRMDEMKRMDEKAYDWLSKKLVEHWSKSHFTTTAKCDVLLNNMCECFNNLILDAREKPIIPLFENIRSLLMVRFQLNRDKAEKWDKDICPKIRNVLANIYKLILCTFRSTDHLVSTLSTSVQTLAAVENGT, encoded by the coding sequence cgggatTTTCACaacacaaaaagcggtttttgcagcCCGAAAGACCCTACAAAATTTGCCATCGAAAGTCACTGCATTAGACGAGGGAAAGCTGTTCGATTCGTTAAAGTCGATAAGAAGAGGCTTAGGGGTCGGTGCAGAAATGGAGGATGTGATTGGGTGATTCATGTGTCACGAATGGGTCATGATAGTTGTTGGCAGATAAAGACTTTTAAGTCGGAACACAATGGCTGTTTTTGGGATGTCAGTAATAGAACCGCGAGTTCCAGTTGGTTGGGAAAAACTTTTGTTAAAAAGTTTAAAGTGAACTCGAAGTTGGGGGTCATACCATTCAAAGACCAGGTTTACTCCAGCTTGAAATTAAGCATTTCAAGGAAGAAAGCTTATTTGGCTAAGAGGAAAACTCTTGAGCTAGTGCAGGGAACTATTGCCCAACAATTTAGTAAGATTAGAAATTATTGCCTTGAGTTGAAAATTGTTGATCCAAGTGCCACGGTGATCTTAAAATTGACTCAGGATGACGATGGCCTGAGATTTCAGCGCTTATATATCTATTTTTCTGCTTGCAAAGAAGGTTTTAAGAAAGCATGTAGACCTTTAATAGGTGTTGATGGATGTTTTCTAAAGACTTCTTATGGGGGACAATTGTTAACAGTAGTTGGACTAGATCCCAACAATAATATCTTCCCTATTAGTTATGTGATGGTGGAAAGAGAGACAAAGGATACTTGGATGTGGTTCTTACAGATATTGGACTCAGACATAGGCTTTGGCGATGGAGATGGCTGGACTTTCATGTCAGACAAACAAAAAGGTCTAATTCCAATATTTGAAAGTCTATTTCCTTATGCGGAGAATCGTTTTTGTGTTAGACATTTACACTCTAACATGAAAAGAGATGGTTTCAAAGGCACATCTATTAAAAATGCACTTTGGATAGCTGCAAAAGCAACAACAATTGCTGATTTTCGACAAAGGATGGATGAGATGAAACGGATGGATGAGAAGGCTTATGATTGGTTGTCCAAGAAACTAGTAGAGCATTGGTCTAAGTCACATTTCACCACTACTGCTAAGTGTGACGTACTTTTGAATAACATGTGTGAATGTTTCAATAACCTCATATTGGATGCTCGAGAGAAGCCTATAATTCCGTTGTTTGAAAATATAAGGAGTTTGTTGATGGTACGCTTTCAGCTTAATAGAGACAAGGCTGAGAAATGGGACAAGGACATTTGTCCTAAAATTAGAAATGTTTTGGCAAATATCTACAAGCTGATTCTATGCACTTTCAGATCCACGGACCATCTGGTCAGCACACTGTCAACTTCAGTACAAACTCTTGCAGCTGTAGAAAATGGGACTTGA